One genomic region from Athalia rosae chromosome 3, iyAthRosa1.1, whole genome shotgun sequence encodes:
- the LOC105689428 gene encoding CCR4-NOT transcription complex subunit 3 isoform X4 — MRVKMREIKGEIDRCLKKVTEGVETFEDIWQKVHNATNSNQKEKYEADLKKEIKKLQRLRDQIKSWIASGEIKDKSTLLDYRKLIETQMERFKVVERETKTKAYSKEGLGAAQKLDPAQKEREEISNWLTNSIDVLNCQMDKFESEIESLLAGKKKKLDKDKQDRMDELKTKLDKHRYHIRKLETLLRMLDNMSVEVDTIKRIKDDVEYYIESSQEPDFEENEYIYDDIIGLDEVELSGVGIPSSATTDSNNSNEMGGTPTSTNSGTSPIPSPPLSSTMHNHSSDSSTDTDKKTKPVKPTAVRPLLNSQGSIPTTGSTTILKTNLLSSSTPSKPIPMTSSHSSPSATINHIATSNAGNFATVAASHTNSQVIHSISSKTSSHSSENGLLSSSSTSSVASNVPPTILQQHSNPQPLQPVHILLNQQSQNHNSEAEMTTPIPSSSSPPSPVSSRSSPLPANSCSPVPSAANGLISKLPDGMSSLKSIAQQVIVRAGLEIPPSEPSRNLFDSTKASNATSEAHIPPLLGVAPLGPVPLQKEHQLQFQMMEAAYYHMPHPSDSERLRSYLPRNLCPTPPYYQQVILVYVQLPHSDTVEFFQRLSTETLFFIFYYMEGSKGQYLAAKALKKQSWRFHTKYMMWFQRHEEPKLINEEYEQGTYIYFDYEKWGQRKKEGFTFEYKYLEDRDLN; from the exons ATGA GAGTTAagatgagagaaataaaag GTGAAATAGACAGGTGCCTTAAAAAAGTGACGGAGGGCGTGGAGACGTTTGAGGACATTTGGCAAAAGGTCCACAATGCCACTAATAGCAACCAGAAGGAAAAGTATGAAGCTGATCTCAAGAAAGAGATCAAAAAGCTCCAAAGGTTACGTGACCAAATTAAGAGCTGGATCGCATCTGGAGAGATTAAGGACAAAAGTACCCTTCTTGATTATCGGAAGCTAATCGAAACT CAAATGGAAAGGTTCAAAGTTGTAGAACGAGAAACAAAGACAAAAGCTTATTCCAAGGAAGGCCTAGGAGCCGCCCAAAAGCTTGATCCAGCCcaaaaagaaagggaagaaatCAGTAATTGGCTTACAAATTCCATAGATGTGCTGAACTGTCAG ATGGATAAATTTGAGTCTGAAATAGAGTCATTGCTTgccggaaagaaaaaaaaactagacaaAGATAAGCAGGATAGAATGGATGAACTAAAAACAAAGCTTGACAAGCACCGATACCACATTCGCAAGCTGGAGACATTGTTGCGCATGTTGGATAATATGTCTGTCGAAGTTGATACG atcAAGAGGATAAAGGATGATGTCGAATATTATATCGAATCTTCGCAAGAGCCAGACTTTGAGGAGAATGAATACATTTATGATGACATTATTGGACTAGATGAAGTCGAGTTATCTGGTGTTGGTATACCTTCGTCGGCAACGACGGATAGCAACAACAGTAATGAGATGGGAGGAACTCCAACATCAACAAATTCAGGAACCTCACCCATACCATCTCCTCCTCTTAGTTCTACCATGCACAATCATTCGAGTGATAGTTCTACAGATactgataaaaaaacgaag CCTGTGAAACCAACAGCGGTAAGACCGTTGTTAAATTCCCAAGGAAGTATTCCAACGACAGGAAGTACCACCATATTGAAGACGAATTTATTATCGAGCAGCACGCCTAGCAAACCCATTCCCATGACATCTAGCCATAGCTCGCCTAGCGCAACAATAAATCATATTGCGACATCTAATGCTGGCAATTTTGCAACCGTTGCTGCCTCGCACACTAACTCTCAAGTCATTCATTCTATATCGAGTAAAACATCAT CACATAGTAGTGAAAATGGGCTACTATCATCGTCATCCACATCAAGCGTCGCATCAAATGTGCCCCCGACAATTTTGCAGCAGCATAGTAATCCACAGCCTCTTCAGCCAGTTCATATACTCTTGAATCAACaaagccaaaatcataatAGCGAAGCTGAGATGACGACGCCGATCCCATCATCGTCCTCTCCACCCTCGCCAGTAAGCAGTCGATCTTCACCGTTACCTGCCAATTCCTGTTCGCCTGTACCATCCGCTGCCAACGGTCTCATCTCGAAACTTCCTGATGGCATGTCCTCGCTAAAATCCATTGCACAACAAGTAATTGTCAGAGCGGGTCTAGAGATTCCTCCCTCTGAGCCAAGCAGGAACCTGTTCGACAGTACCAAGGCATCAAATGCCACCTCGGAAGCACACATTCCGCCACTACTTGGTGTAGCGCCGTTAGGACCTGTACCTCTTCAGAAAGAGCACCAACTTCAATTCCAAATGATGGAAGCAGCTTACTATCATATGCCTCATCCTTCAGACTCTGAACGTCTTAGATCGTATTTGCCCCGTAATTTGTGTCCGACGCCACCTTATTATCAACAAGTAATTCTGGTTTAT GTTCAGCTCCCACATTCTGATACcgtggaatttttccaacgattgTCCACAGAgacgttatttttcatattttattatatggAAGGATCTAAGGGACAGTACTTGGCAGCTAAGGCTCTCAAAAAGCAGAGCTGGAGGTTCCATACTAAATATATGATGTGGTTCCAAAGGCATGAAGAGCCTAAACTCATCAACGAAGAATACGAACAG GGAACTTACATATATTTTGACTATGAAAAATGGGGGCAGCGTAAAAAAGAAGGCTTCACTTTTGAGTACAAGTACTTAGAGGACAGGGACCTTAACTAA
- the LOC105689428 gene encoding CCR4-NOT transcription complex subunit 3 isoform X3 — translation MAATRKLQGVKMREIKGEIDRCLKKVTEGVETFEDIWQKVHNATNSNQKEKYEADLKKEIKKLQRLRDQIKSWIASGEIKDKSTLLDYRKLIETQMERFKVVERETKTKAYSKEGLGAAQKLDPAQKEREEISNWLTNSIDVLNCQMDKFESEIESLLAGKKKKLDKDKQDRMDELKTKLDKHRYHIRKLETLLRMLDNMSVEVDTIKRIKDDVEYYIESSQEPDFEENEYIYDDIIGLDEVELSGVGIPSSATTDSNNSNEMGGTPTSTNSGTSPIPSPPLSSTMHNHSSDSSTDTDKKTKPVKPTAVRPLLNSQGSIPTTGSTTILKTNLLSSSTPSKPIPMTSSHSSPSATINHIATSNAGNFATVAASHTNSQVIHSISSKTSSHSSENGLLSSSSTSSVASNVPPTILQQHSNPQPLQPVHILLNQQSQNHNSEAEMTTPIPSSSSPPSPVSSRSSPLPANSCSPVPSAANGLISKLPDGMSSLKSIAQQVIVRAGLEIPPSEPSRNLFDSTKASNATSEAHIPPLLGVAPLGPVPLQKEHQLQFQMMEAAYYHMPHPSDSERLRSYLPRNLCPTPPYYQQVILVYVQLPHSDTVEFFQRLSTETLFFIFYYMEGSKGQYLAAKALKKQSWRFHTKYMMWFQRHEEPKLINEEYEQGTYIYFDYEKWGQRKKEGFTFEYKYLEDRDLN, via the exons ATGGCTGCGACGAGAAAGTTGCAAG GAGTTAagatgagagaaataaaag GTGAAATAGACAGGTGCCTTAAAAAAGTGACGGAGGGCGTGGAGACGTTTGAGGACATTTGGCAAAAGGTCCACAATGCCACTAATAGCAACCAGAAGGAAAAGTATGAAGCTGATCTCAAGAAAGAGATCAAAAAGCTCCAAAGGTTACGTGACCAAATTAAGAGCTGGATCGCATCTGGAGAGATTAAGGACAAAAGTACCCTTCTTGATTATCGGAAGCTAATCGAAACT CAAATGGAAAGGTTCAAAGTTGTAGAACGAGAAACAAAGACAAAAGCTTATTCCAAGGAAGGCCTAGGAGCCGCCCAAAAGCTTGATCCAGCCcaaaaagaaagggaagaaatCAGTAATTGGCTTACAAATTCCATAGATGTGCTGAACTGTCAG ATGGATAAATTTGAGTCTGAAATAGAGTCATTGCTTgccggaaagaaaaaaaaactagacaaAGATAAGCAGGATAGAATGGATGAACTAAAAACAAAGCTTGACAAGCACCGATACCACATTCGCAAGCTGGAGACATTGTTGCGCATGTTGGATAATATGTCTGTCGAAGTTGATACG atcAAGAGGATAAAGGATGATGTCGAATATTATATCGAATCTTCGCAAGAGCCAGACTTTGAGGAGAATGAATACATTTATGATGACATTATTGGACTAGATGAAGTCGAGTTATCTGGTGTTGGTATACCTTCGTCGGCAACGACGGATAGCAACAACAGTAATGAGATGGGAGGAACTCCAACATCAACAAATTCAGGAACCTCACCCATACCATCTCCTCCTCTTAGTTCTACCATGCACAATCATTCGAGTGATAGTTCTACAGATactgataaaaaaacgaag CCTGTGAAACCAACAGCGGTAAGACCGTTGTTAAATTCCCAAGGAAGTATTCCAACGACAGGAAGTACCACCATATTGAAGACGAATTTATTATCGAGCAGCACGCCTAGCAAACCCATTCCCATGACATCTAGCCATAGCTCGCCTAGCGCAACAATAAATCATATTGCGACATCTAATGCTGGCAATTTTGCAACCGTTGCTGCCTCGCACACTAACTCTCAAGTCATTCATTCTATATCGAGTAAAACATCAT CACATAGTAGTGAAAATGGGCTACTATCATCGTCATCCACATCAAGCGTCGCATCAAATGTGCCCCCGACAATTTTGCAGCAGCATAGTAATCCACAGCCTCTTCAGCCAGTTCATATACTCTTGAATCAACaaagccaaaatcataatAGCGAAGCTGAGATGACGACGCCGATCCCATCATCGTCCTCTCCACCCTCGCCAGTAAGCAGTCGATCTTCACCGTTACCTGCCAATTCCTGTTCGCCTGTACCATCCGCTGCCAACGGTCTCATCTCGAAACTTCCTGATGGCATGTCCTCGCTAAAATCCATTGCACAACAAGTAATTGTCAGAGCGGGTCTAGAGATTCCTCCCTCTGAGCCAAGCAGGAACCTGTTCGACAGTACCAAGGCATCAAATGCCACCTCGGAAGCACACATTCCGCCACTACTTGGTGTAGCGCCGTTAGGACCTGTACCTCTTCAGAAAGAGCACCAACTTCAATTCCAAATGATGGAAGCAGCTTACTATCATATGCCTCATCCTTCAGACTCTGAACGTCTTAGATCGTATTTGCCCCGTAATTTGTGTCCGACGCCACCTTATTATCAACAAGTAATTCTGGTTTAT GTTCAGCTCCCACATTCTGATACcgtggaatttttccaacgattgTCCACAGAgacgttatttttcatattttattatatggAAGGATCTAAGGGACAGTACTTGGCAGCTAAGGCTCTCAAAAAGCAGAGCTGGAGGTTCCATACTAAATATATGATGTGGTTCCAAAGGCATGAAGAGCCTAAACTCATCAACGAAGAATACGAACAG GGAACTTACATATATTTTGACTATGAAAAATGGGGGCAGCGTAAAAAAGAAGGCTTCACTTTTGAGTACAAGTACTTAGAGGACAGGGACCTTAACTAA
- the LOC105689428 gene encoding CCR4-NOT transcription complex subunit 3 isoform X7: protein MAATRKLQGEIDRCLKKVTEGVETFEDIWQKVHNATNSNQKEKYEADLKKEIKKLQRLRDQIKSWIASGEIKDKSTLLDYRKLIETQMERFKVVERETKTKAYSKEGLGAAQKLDPAQKEREEISNWLTNSIDVLNCQMDKFESEIESLLAGKKKKLDKDKQDRMDELKTKLDKHRYHIRKLETLLRMLDNMSVEVDTIKRIKDDVEYYIESSQEPDFEENEYIYDDIIGLDEVELSGVGIPSSATTDSNNSNEMGGTPTSTNSGTSPIPSPPLSSTMHNHSSDSSTDTDKKTKPVKPTAVRPLLNSQGSIPTTGSTTILKTNLLSSSTPSKPIPMTSSHSSPSATINHIATSNAGNFATVAASHTNSQVIHSISSKTSSHSSENGLLSSSSTSSVASNVPPTILQQHSNPQPLQPVHILLNQQSQNHNSEAEMTTPIPSSSSPPSPVSSRSSPLPANSCSPVPSAANGLISKLPDGMSSLKSIAQQVIVRAGLEIPPSEPSRNLFDSTKASNATSEAHIPPLLGVAPLGPVPLQKEHQLQFQMMEAAYYHMPHPSDSERLRSYLPRNLCPTPPYYQQVQLPHSDTVEFFQRLSTETLFFIFYYMEGSKGQYLAAKALKKQSWRFHTKYMMWFQRHEEPKLINEEYEQGTYIYFDYEKWGQRKKEGFTFEYKYLEDRDLN, encoded by the exons ATGGCTGCGACGAGAAAGTTGCAAG GTGAAATAGACAGGTGCCTTAAAAAAGTGACGGAGGGCGTGGAGACGTTTGAGGACATTTGGCAAAAGGTCCACAATGCCACTAATAGCAACCAGAAGGAAAAGTATGAAGCTGATCTCAAGAAAGAGATCAAAAAGCTCCAAAGGTTACGTGACCAAATTAAGAGCTGGATCGCATCTGGAGAGATTAAGGACAAAAGTACCCTTCTTGATTATCGGAAGCTAATCGAAACT CAAATGGAAAGGTTCAAAGTTGTAGAACGAGAAACAAAGACAAAAGCTTATTCCAAGGAAGGCCTAGGAGCCGCCCAAAAGCTTGATCCAGCCcaaaaagaaagggaagaaatCAGTAATTGGCTTACAAATTCCATAGATGTGCTGAACTGTCAG ATGGATAAATTTGAGTCTGAAATAGAGTCATTGCTTgccggaaagaaaaaaaaactagacaaAGATAAGCAGGATAGAATGGATGAACTAAAAACAAAGCTTGACAAGCACCGATACCACATTCGCAAGCTGGAGACATTGTTGCGCATGTTGGATAATATGTCTGTCGAAGTTGATACG atcAAGAGGATAAAGGATGATGTCGAATATTATATCGAATCTTCGCAAGAGCCAGACTTTGAGGAGAATGAATACATTTATGATGACATTATTGGACTAGATGAAGTCGAGTTATCTGGTGTTGGTATACCTTCGTCGGCAACGACGGATAGCAACAACAGTAATGAGATGGGAGGAACTCCAACATCAACAAATTCAGGAACCTCACCCATACCATCTCCTCCTCTTAGTTCTACCATGCACAATCATTCGAGTGATAGTTCTACAGATactgataaaaaaacgaag CCTGTGAAACCAACAGCGGTAAGACCGTTGTTAAATTCCCAAGGAAGTATTCCAACGACAGGAAGTACCACCATATTGAAGACGAATTTATTATCGAGCAGCACGCCTAGCAAACCCATTCCCATGACATCTAGCCATAGCTCGCCTAGCGCAACAATAAATCATATTGCGACATCTAATGCTGGCAATTTTGCAACCGTTGCTGCCTCGCACACTAACTCTCAAGTCATTCATTCTATATCGAGTAAAACATCAT CACATAGTAGTGAAAATGGGCTACTATCATCGTCATCCACATCAAGCGTCGCATCAAATGTGCCCCCGACAATTTTGCAGCAGCATAGTAATCCACAGCCTCTTCAGCCAGTTCATATACTCTTGAATCAACaaagccaaaatcataatAGCGAAGCTGAGATGACGACGCCGATCCCATCATCGTCCTCTCCACCCTCGCCAGTAAGCAGTCGATCTTCACCGTTACCTGCCAATTCCTGTTCGCCTGTACCATCCGCTGCCAACGGTCTCATCTCGAAACTTCCTGATGGCATGTCCTCGCTAAAATCCATTGCACAACAAGTAATTGTCAGAGCGGGTCTAGAGATTCCTCCCTCTGAGCCAAGCAGGAACCTGTTCGACAGTACCAAGGCATCAAATGCCACCTCGGAAGCACACATTCCGCCACTACTTGGTGTAGCGCCGTTAGGACCTGTACCTCTTCAGAAAGAGCACCAACTTCAATTCCAAATGATGGAAGCAGCTTACTATCATATGCCTCATCCTTCAGACTCTGAACGTCTTAGATCGTATTTGCCCCGTAATTTGTGTCCGACGCCACCTTATTATCAACAA GTTCAGCTCCCACATTCTGATACcgtggaatttttccaacgattgTCCACAGAgacgttatttttcatattttattatatggAAGGATCTAAGGGACAGTACTTGGCAGCTAAGGCTCTCAAAAAGCAGAGCTGGAGGTTCCATACTAAATATATGATGTGGTTCCAAAGGCATGAAGAGCCTAAACTCATCAACGAAGAATACGAACAG GGAACTTACATATATTTTGACTATGAAAAATGGGGGCAGCGTAAAAAAGAAGGCTTCACTTTTGAGTACAAGTACTTAGAGGACAGGGACCTTAACTAA
- the LOC105689428 gene encoding CCR4-NOT transcription complex subunit 3 isoform X5 yields MAATRKLQGEIDRCLKKVTEGVETFEDIWQKVHNATNSNQKEKYEADLKKEIKKLQRLRDQIKSWIASGEIKDKSTLLDYRKLIETQMERFKVVERETKTKAYSKEGLGAAQKLDPAQKEREEISNWLTNSIDVLNCQMDKFESEIESLLAGKKKKLDKDKQDRMDELKTKLDKHRYHIRKLETLLRMLDNMSVEVDTIKRIKDDVEYYIESSQEPDFEENEYIYDDIIGLDEVELSGVGIPSSATTDSNNSNEMGGTPTSTNSGTSPIPSPPLSSTMHNHSSDSSTDTDKKTKPVKPTAVRPLLNSQGSIPTTGSTTILKTNLLSSSTPSKPIPMTSSHSSPSATINHIATSNAGNFATVAASHTNSQVIHSISSKTSSHSSENGLLSSSSTSSVASNVPPTILQQHSNPQPLQPVHILLNQQSQNHNSEAEMTTPIPSSSSPPSPVSSRSSPLPANSCSPVPSAANGLISKLPDGMSSLKSIAQQVIVRAGLEIPPSEPSRNLFDSTKASNATSEAHIPPLLGVAPLGPVPLQKEHQLQFQMMEAAYYHMPHPSDSERLRSYLPRNLCPTPPYYQQVILVYVQLPHSDTVEFFQRLSTETLFFIFYYMEGSKGQYLAAKALKKQSWRFHTKYMMWFQRHEEPKLINEEYEQGTYIYFDYEKWGQRKKEGFTFEYKYLEDRDLN; encoded by the exons ATGGCTGCGACGAGAAAGTTGCAAG GTGAAATAGACAGGTGCCTTAAAAAAGTGACGGAGGGCGTGGAGACGTTTGAGGACATTTGGCAAAAGGTCCACAATGCCACTAATAGCAACCAGAAGGAAAAGTATGAAGCTGATCTCAAGAAAGAGATCAAAAAGCTCCAAAGGTTACGTGACCAAATTAAGAGCTGGATCGCATCTGGAGAGATTAAGGACAAAAGTACCCTTCTTGATTATCGGAAGCTAATCGAAACT CAAATGGAAAGGTTCAAAGTTGTAGAACGAGAAACAAAGACAAAAGCTTATTCCAAGGAAGGCCTAGGAGCCGCCCAAAAGCTTGATCCAGCCcaaaaagaaagggaagaaatCAGTAATTGGCTTACAAATTCCATAGATGTGCTGAACTGTCAG ATGGATAAATTTGAGTCTGAAATAGAGTCATTGCTTgccggaaagaaaaaaaaactagacaaAGATAAGCAGGATAGAATGGATGAACTAAAAACAAAGCTTGACAAGCACCGATACCACATTCGCAAGCTGGAGACATTGTTGCGCATGTTGGATAATATGTCTGTCGAAGTTGATACG atcAAGAGGATAAAGGATGATGTCGAATATTATATCGAATCTTCGCAAGAGCCAGACTTTGAGGAGAATGAATACATTTATGATGACATTATTGGACTAGATGAAGTCGAGTTATCTGGTGTTGGTATACCTTCGTCGGCAACGACGGATAGCAACAACAGTAATGAGATGGGAGGAACTCCAACATCAACAAATTCAGGAACCTCACCCATACCATCTCCTCCTCTTAGTTCTACCATGCACAATCATTCGAGTGATAGTTCTACAGATactgataaaaaaacgaag CCTGTGAAACCAACAGCGGTAAGACCGTTGTTAAATTCCCAAGGAAGTATTCCAACGACAGGAAGTACCACCATATTGAAGACGAATTTATTATCGAGCAGCACGCCTAGCAAACCCATTCCCATGACATCTAGCCATAGCTCGCCTAGCGCAACAATAAATCATATTGCGACATCTAATGCTGGCAATTTTGCAACCGTTGCTGCCTCGCACACTAACTCTCAAGTCATTCATTCTATATCGAGTAAAACATCAT CACATAGTAGTGAAAATGGGCTACTATCATCGTCATCCACATCAAGCGTCGCATCAAATGTGCCCCCGACAATTTTGCAGCAGCATAGTAATCCACAGCCTCTTCAGCCAGTTCATATACTCTTGAATCAACaaagccaaaatcataatAGCGAAGCTGAGATGACGACGCCGATCCCATCATCGTCCTCTCCACCCTCGCCAGTAAGCAGTCGATCTTCACCGTTACCTGCCAATTCCTGTTCGCCTGTACCATCCGCTGCCAACGGTCTCATCTCGAAACTTCCTGATGGCATGTCCTCGCTAAAATCCATTGCACAACAAGTAATTGTCAGAGCGGGTCTAGAGATTCCTCCCTCTGAGCCAAGCAGGAACCTGTTCGACAGTACCAAGGCATCAAATGCCACCTCGGAAGCACACATTCCGCCACTACTTGGTGTAGCGCCGTTAGGACCTGTACCTCTTCAGAAAGAGCACCAACTTCAATTCCAAATGATGGAAGCAGCTTACTATCATATGCCTCATCCTTCAGACTCTGAACGTCTTAGATCGTATTTGCCCCGTAATTTGTGTCCGACGCCACCTTATTATCAACAAGTAATTCTGGTTTAT GTTCAGCTCCCACATTCTGATACcgtggaatttttccaacgattgTCCACAGAgacgttatttttcatattttattatatggAAGGATCTAAGGGACAGTACTTGGCAGCTAAGGCTCTCAAAAAGCAGAGCTGGAGGTTCCATACTAAATATATGATGTGGTTCCAAAGGCATGAAGAGCCTAAACTCATCAACGAAGAATACGAACAG GGAACTTACATATATTTTGACTATGAAAAATGGGGGCAGCGTAAAAAAGAAGGCTTCACTTTTGAGTACAAGTACTTAGAGGACAGGGACCTTAACTAA
- the LOC105689428 gene encoding CCR4-NOT transcription complex subunit 3 isoform X2, whose protein sequence is MLFYKIDTYHFFLYQHVGVKMREIKGEIDRCLKKVTEGVETFEDIWQKVHNATNSNQKEKYEADLKKEIKKLQRLRDQIKSWIASGEIKDKSTLLDYRKLIETQMERFKVVERETKTKAYSKEGLGAAQKLDPAQKEREEISNWLTNSIDVLNCQMDKFESEIESLLAGKKKKLDKDKQDRMDELKTKLDKHRYHIRKLETLLRMLDNMSVEVDTIKRIKDDVEYYIESSQEPDFEENEYIYDDIIGLDEVELSGVGIPSSATTDSNNSNEMGGTPTSTNSGTSPIPSPPLSSTMHNHSSDSSTDTDKKTKPVKPTAVRPLLNSQGSIPTTGSTTILKTNLLSSSTPSKPIPMTSSHSSPSATINHIATSNAGNFATVAASHTNSQVIHSISSKTSSHSSENGLLSSSSTSSVASNVPPTILQQHSNPQPLQPVHILLNQQSQNHNSEAEMTTPIPSSSSPPSPVSSRSSPLPANSCSPVPSAANGLISKLPDGMSSLKSIAQQVIVRAGLEIPPSEPSRNLFDSTKASNATSEAHIPPLLGVAPLGPVPLQKEHQLQFQMMEAAYYHMPHPSDSERLRSYLPRNLCPTPPYYQQVQLPHSDTVEFFQRLSTETLFFIFYYMEGSKGQYLAAKALKKQSWRFHTKYMMWFQRHEEPKLINEEYEQGTYIYFDYEKWGQRKKEGFTFEYKYLEDRDLN, encoded by the exons AtgttattttacaaaataGATACTTATCACTTCTTTCTGTACCAACATGTAGGAGTTAagatgagagaaataaaag GTGAAATAGACAGGTGCCTTAAAAAAGTGACGGAGGGCGTGGAGACGTTTGAGGACATTTGGCAAAAGGTCCACAATGCCACTAATAGCAACCAGAAGGAAAAGTATGAAGCTGATCTCAAGAAAGAGATCAAAAAGCTCCAAAGGTTACGTGACCAAATTAAGAGCTGGATCGCATCTGGAGAGATTAAGGACAAAAGTACCCTTCTTGATTATCGGAAGCTAATCGAAACT CAAATGGAAAGGTTCAAAGTTGTAGAACGAGAAACAAAGACAAAAGCTTATTCCAAGGAAGGCCTAGGAGCCGCCCAAAAGCTTGATCCAGCCcaaaaagaaagggaagaaatCAGTAATTGGCTTACAAATTCCATAGATGTGCTGAACTGTCAG ATGGATAAATTTGAGTCTGAAATAGAGTCATTGCTTgccggaaagaaaaaaaaactagacaaAGATAAGCAGGATAGAATGGATGAACTAAAAACAAAGCTTGACAAGCACCGATACCACATTCGCAAGCTGGAGACATTGTTGCGCATGTTGGATAATATGTCTGTCGAAGTTGATACG atcAAGAGGATAAAGGATGATGTCGAATATTATATCGAATCTTCGCAAGAGCCAGACTTTGAGGAGAATGAATACATTTATGATGACATTATTGGACTAGATGAAGTCGAGTTATCTGGTGTTGGTATACCTTCGTCGGCAACGACGGATAGCAACAACAGTAATGAGATGGGAGGAACTCCAACATCAACAAATTCAGGAACCTCACCCATACCATCTCCTCCTCTTAGTTCTACCATGCACAATCATTCGAGTGATAGTTCTACAGATactgataaaaaaacgaag CCTGTGAAACCAACAGCGGTAAGACCGTTGTTAAATTCCCAAGGAAGTATTCCAACGACAGGAAGTACCACCATATTGAAGACGAATTTATTATCGAGCAGCACGCCTAGCAAACCCATTCCCATGACATCTAGCCATAGCTCGCCTAGCGCAACAATAAATCATATTGCGACATCTAATGCTGGCAATTTTGCAACCGTTGCTGCCTCGCACACTAACTCTCAAGTCATTCATTCTATATCGAGTAAAACATCAT CACATAGTAGTGAAAATGGGCTACTATCATCGTCATCCACATCAAGCGTCGCATCAAATGTGCCCCCGACAATTTTGCAGCAGCATAGTAATCCACAGCCTCTTCAGCCAGTTCATATACTCTTGAATCAACaaagccaaaatcataatAGCGAAGCTGAGATGACGACGCCGATCCCATCATCGTCCTCTCCACCCTCGCCAGTAAGCAGTCGATCTTCACCGTTACCTGCCAATTCCTGTTCGCCTGTACCATCCGCTGCCAACGGTCTCATCTCGAAACTTCCTGATGGCATGTCCTCGCTAAAATCCATTGCACAACAAGTAATTGTCAGAGCGGGTCTAGAGATTCCTCCCTCTGAGCCAAGCAGGAACCTGTTCGACAGTACCAAGGCATCAAATGCCACCTCGGAAGCACACATTCCGCCACTACTTGGTGTAGCGCCGTTAGGACCTGTACCTCTTCAGAAAGAGCACCAACTTCAATTCCAAATGATGGAAGCAGCTTACTATCATATGCCTCATCCTTCAGACTCTGAACGTCTTAGATCGTATTTGCCCCGTAATTTGTGTCCGACGCCACCTTATTATCAACAA GTTCAGCTCCCACATTCTGATACcgtggaatttttccaacgattgTCCACAGAgacgttatttttcatattttattatatggAAGGATCTAAGGGACAGTACTTGGCAGCTAAGGCTCTCAAAAAGCAGAGCTGGAGGTTCCATACTAAATATATGATGTGGTTCCAAAGGCATGAAGAGCCTAAACTCATCAACGAAGAATACGAACAG GGAACTTACATATATTTTGACTATGAAAAATGGGGGCAGCGTAAAAAAGAAGGCTTCACTTTTGAGTACAAGTACTTAGAGGACAGGGACCTTAACTAA